In Shinella sp. XGS7, a single genomic region encodes these proteins:
- a CDS encoding peptide chain release factor 3 codes for MSADSPIASRIDSEVRRRRTFAIIAHPDAGKTTLTEKLLLFGGAIQLAGEVKAKKDRIQTRSDWMKIERERGISVVTSVMTFEYDGNVFNILDTPGHEDFADDTYRTLTAVDAAVMVIDAAKGIEPRTLKLFEVCRLRDIPIITFVNKMDREVKDPLALMDEIEQELGMTVVPFTWPVGMGKHFHGVMDLRQERMRVFSPGEDRVAGTEEVLEGLDNPAYAERFGMQYENAQGEIELVREAAPAFELDDFLSGKQTPMFFGSAVNNFGVQEVLDALVELAPAPAERAAMQRVVQPEEPKFSGVVFKIQANMDPNHRDRIAFLRVASGHFERGMRLKVVRSGKELRPNTVVSFLSQRRELLDEAFAGDIIGIPNHGVLQLGDTITEGEALQFTGLPFFAPEMFRSVEVADPLKTKQLREGLRQLGEEGAIQVFRPEAGSVLLLGAVGQLQFEVVAHRLEHEYGVKARITAARYNVARWVTCDDADGGEKELRRFIDHNAHRVAWDAVNAPTVLLEYAGELRAMQENWPKIRFHALREHAGLVFQQKIDG; via the coding sequence ATGTCCGCCGATAGTCCCATCGCCTCGCGCATCGACAGCGAAGTCCGCCGCCGCCGCACCTTTGCGATCATCGCGCACCCGGACGCCGGTAAAACCACGCTCACCGAAAAGCTGCTGCTCTTCGGCGGCGCCATCCAGCTCGCCGGCGAAGTCAAGGCGAAGAAGGATCGCATCCAGACCCGTTCGGACTGGATGAAGATCGAGCGCGAGCGCGGCATCTCGGTCGTCACCTCGGTGATGACCTTCGAGTATGACGGCAACGTCTTCAACATTCTCGACACGCCCGGCCACGAAGACTTCGCGGACGACACCTATCGCACGCTGACGGCGGTGGATGCGGCCGTCATGGTCATCGACGCCGCCAAGGGTATCGAGCCGCGCACGCTGAAGCTGTTCGAGGTCTGCCGCCTGCGCGACATTCCGATCATCACCTTCGTCAACAAGATGGACCGCGAGGTGAAAGACCCGCTGGCCCTGATGGACGAGATCGAGCAGGAGCTGGGCATGACCGTCGTGCCCTTCACCTGGCCGGTGGGCATGGGCAAGCATTTCCATGGCGTGATGGACCTGCGCCAAGAGCGCATGCGCGTGTTCTCGCCCGGCGAGGACCGCGTGGCCGGCACGGAAGAAGTGCTGGAAGGTCTGGACAACCCGGCCTACGCCGAGCGCTTCGGCATGCAGTATGAAAACGCCCAGGGCGAGATCGAGCTGGTGCGCGAGGCCGCGCCCGCCTTCGAGCTGGACGACTTCCTGAGCGGCAAGCAGACGCCCATGTTCTTCGGCTCGGCGGTCAACAACTTCGGCGTGCAGGAGGTGCTGGACGCCCTGGTGGAGCTCGCCCCGGCCCCGGCCGAACGCGCGGCCATGCAGCGCGTGGTCCAGCCCGAGGAGCCCAAGTTCAGCGGCGTGGTCTTCAAGATCCAGGCCAACATGGACCCGAACCACCGCGACCGCATCGCCTTCCTGCGCGTGGCCTCGGGCCACTTCGAGCGCGGCATGCGGCTCAAGGTCGTGCGCAGCGGCAAGGAGCTGCGGCCCAACACCGTGGTGAGCTTCCTCTCGCAGCGCCGCGAGCTGCTGGACGAGGCCTTTGCCGGCGACATCATCGGCATCCCCAACCACGGCGTGCTGCAGCTGGGCGACACCATCACCGAGGGCGAGGCCCTGCAGTTCACCGGCCTGCCCTTCTTCGCGCCGGAAATGTTCCGCAGCGTGGAAGTGGCCGACCCGCTCAAGACCAAGCAACTGCGCGAGGGCCTGCGCCAGCTCGGCGAGGAAGGCGCGATCCAGGTCTTCCGCCCCGAGGCCGGCAGCGTGCTGCTGCTGGGCGCCGTGGGCCAGCTGCAGTTCGAGGTGGTGGCCCACCGCCTGGAGCATGAATACGGCGTCAAGGCCCGCATCACCGCGGCGCGCTACAACGTGGCGCGCTGGGTCACTTGTGACGATGCGGACGGCGGCGAGAAGGAGCTGCGCCGCTTCATCGACCACAACGCACACCGCGTGGCCTGGGACGCGGTGAACGCACCCACCGTGCTGCTGGAATACGCCGGCGAGCTGCGCGCCATGCAGGAGAACTGGCCCAAGATCCGATTCCACGCCCTGCGCGAACACGCCGGCCTGGTGTTCCAGCAGAAGATCGACGGCTGA
- a CDS encoding PEP-CTERM sorting domain-containing protein: MSRAPLLTTRPIALALALLLAQASALAWTPRAQLSGDAFASAYQPQPYQDLTQHPSFYFDTGDFGPIDPALTQVHSRTADVQLGNGAQMHAAVESAMGLLRARASADYPYLAQTYGRGVATASATFADTVRVDGAGLALGTPVNYRLDLHISGRVLGQLGTTAPFSNTYADATALLRLADLSSGQQMSFEWRSKDQATGLYSVTLNTAVGHDLRLTGNLSVGAWADSASTGRSASADFMNTAVFHLTPSVAGLNTVGVSGHDFSAAPVPEPASWALMLAGGLGVLAWQRRQAGRTRGAP; encoded by the coding sequence ATGAGCCGCGCGCCCCTCCTCACAACCCGCCCGATCGCACTGGCCCTGGCCCTGCTGCTGGCCCAGGCCAGCGCCCTGGCCTGGACGCCGCGTGCCCAGCTCAGCGGCGATGCCTTTGCCAGCGCCTACCAGCCTCAGCCCTATCAAGACCTGACCCAGCACCCCAGCTTCTACTTCGACACCGGTGACTTCGGCCCCATCGACCCGGCACTCACGCAGGTGCACAGCCGCACGGCCGATGTGCAGCTGGGCAATGGCGCCCAGATGCACGCCGCGGTGGAGAGCGCCATGGGTCTGCTGCGCGCCCGGGCCTCGGCGGACTATCCCTATCTGGCCCAGACCTATGGCCGCGGGGTGGCCACGGCCTCGGCCACCTTCGCCGATACCGTGCGGGTCGACGGCGCGGGCCTGGCCCTGGGCACGCCGGTGAACTACCGGCTGGACCTGCACATCAGCGGCCGGGTGCTGGGCCAGCTGGGCACCACCGCCCCGTTCAGCAACACCTATGCCGATGCCACGGCTCTGCTGCGCCTGGCCGACCTCAGCAGCGGGCAGCAGATGAGTTTCGAATGGCGCTCCAAGGACCAGGCCACCGGCCTGTACTCGGTCACGCTGAACACCGCCGTGGGCCACGATCTGCGCCTGACCGGCAATCTCTCGGTGGGCGCCTGGGCCGACTCGGCCAGCACCGGCCGCAGCGCCAGCGCCGACTTCATGAACACCGCGGTGTTCCATCTCACACCCTCGGTGGCGGGGCTCAACACCGTGGGCGTCAGCGGCCACGACTTCAGCGCCGCCCCGGTTCCGGAGCCGGCCAGCTGGGCGCTGATGCTGGCCGGGGGGCTGGGCGTGCTGGCCTGGCAAAGACGTCAGGCAGGGCGCACCCGCGGCGCCCCGTGA
- a CDS encoding PEP-CTERM sorting domain-containing protein → MHHRSPPGHRPALRATGLALLLAGSGLAAQALTVATPSSYDMPNGYGVAHEGSFNYWDLAYSGSGNTRQDFAPLTGGLGDLTDGLIATQRWDQTENLEGSGPYVGWAVLDPVITFHFATPQQFRRVSIWHDDANGYGNVATPLGFVLTVGGRSQRFDIADPAGDAPFASVLDLPAGFIGQSLQLQVLRRDTATMLSEVRFEVSPVPEPGTLGLWSAGLAALLGGVRRLRSRS, encoded by the coding sequence ATGCATCACCGTTCACCACCGGGCCACCGCCCGGCCCTCCGGGCCACCGGTCTGGCCCTGCTGCTCGCAGGCAGCGGCCTGGCCGCCCAGGCCCTCACCGTGGCCACCCCCAGCAGCTATGACATGCCCAATGGCTATGGCGTGGCCCACGAGGGCTCCTTCAACTACTGGGACCTGGCCTACAGTGGCAGCGGCAACACCCGCCAGGACTTCGCGCCGCTCACGGGCGGTCTGGGCGATCTGACGGACGGCCTCATCGCCACCCAGCGCTGGGACCAGACCGAGAACCTGGAAGGCTCGGGCCCCTATGTGGGCTGGGCGGTGCTGGACCCCGTCATCACGTTCCATTTCGCCACGCCCCAGCAGTTCCGCCGCGTCAGCATCTGGCATGACGATGCCAATGGCTATGGCAATGTGGCCACGCCCCTGGGCTTTGTGCTGACCGTGGGCGGGCGCAGCCAGCGCTTCGACATTGCGGACCCCGCGGGTGACGCGCCCTTCGCCTCGGTGCTGGACCTGCCCGCCGGCTTCATCGGCCAGAGCCTGCAGCTGCAGGTGCTGCGCCGCGACACGGCCACCATGCTCAGCGAGGTGCGCTTCGAGGTGAGCCCCGTGCCCGAGCCCGGCACCCTGGGCCTGTGGAGCGCCGGCCTGGCCGCGCTGCTGGGCGGCGTGCGCCGCCTGAGGAGCCGCTCATGA
- a CDS encoding serine/threonine-protein kinase, with product MSRPRAPQIPPELWPRLSAQFDALAPLPAAERAARLQALAAAEPELLAPLQALLQAHEQGTALDGPPTALLQQALAAQRATPLRAGDCIADYRLLAPLGEGGMSVVWAAEQTRGVLRRVALKLPLRQLEAPERMRERFVNERDLLAALEHPHIARLYDAGLSPEGQPYLAMEQVRGEPINHWVARQPWSTARVLPLFLQVLAAVAFAHSRLVIHRDLKPGNILVDESGQVKLLDFGIARLLDAAEPGTQALTPDVASPEQLAGQPLAVSSDVYALGVVLYELLSGQRPYRLDSRSPTPLEQQLATLSVPPPSRQAPAARRRALAGDLDAIVAQAMAPDPAARYATAEAFAEDIRRHLEGRALQARRSERWHAPARALRRYRWPVAAAGAVMLALGGGLGLALWQAERAREAAARAQASRDYLASLFETQALDADDAAFRRAQSVEAWLRRSARELSQRPPAEAGLRADLQGVVGRVVQGLGLADAALPLRQQRLQDLAAAGAPALEQAAAALDLAESLVALARYAELPAALDRAEQQLAGQAGATTDALRVSASLLRARAEMATGQLEAGERAAEAALALARRPGMPPTPLAQALAVRARLHSLRGQPAEAVQAYEAALAAWQRVPQADIGALALAHQQLGDELALQRRPQEADRAFQAGAELLRARVGPDHPLLALVELQQGRTRSVFGRPQEAAPLLGRAARVLQQHADSVSPERLIDAWTFSGESLLDHGEPEAAEAALQQAAALDAAQPGRREALTLMVRGRGQLDLGQYEAAMQSLSEARQRRAAQFGEAHVGVASIDNRLALVEMAWGRYEAAEQRLRRLVDVADARGGSFGSVRDQARHNLAFLALQRDRFEGQLAPAQAAWDRIASQPEAQRSRAAEHVLATRLARVLQGLGRPDQARPLFERALRLAEDDQHPESPKLALARSRLAGCLLSLGETAQARALQATAMATLARHPRWAPHLRQGIEAQQPRFASTTP from the coding sequence ATGAGCCGCCCCCGCGCGCCACAGATCCCGCCCGAGCTCTGGCCGCGCCTCTCCGCGCAGTTCGACGCCCTGGCGCCCCTACCCGCGGCCGAGCGCGCCGCCCGCCTGCAGGCCCTGGCCGCCGCCGAGCCCGAGCTGCTGGCGCCGCTGCAGGCCCTGCTGCAGGCGCATGAGCAGGGCACCGCGCTCGACGGCCCGCCCACCGCCCTGCTGCAGCAGGCCCTGGCCGCCCAGCGCGCCACGCCTCTGCGCGCCGGCGACTGCATTGCCGACTACCGCCTGCTGGCGCCGCTGGGCGAGGGCGGCATGTCCGTGGTCTGGGCCGCCGAGCAGACCCGCGGCGTGCTGCGCCGCGTGGCTCTGAAGCTGCCGCTGCGCCAGCTGGAAGCGCCGGAGCGCATGCGCGAGCGCTTCGTCAACGAGCGCGATCTGCTGGCCGCGCTGGAGCACCCGCATATCGCGCGGCTCTACGACGCCGGCCTCAGCCCCGAGGGCCAGCCCTATCTGGCCATGGAGCAGGTGCGCGGCGAGCCCATCAACCACTGGGTGGCGCGCCAGCCCTGGTCGACGGCCCGGGTGCTGCCGCTCTTTCTGCAGGTGCTCGCGGCCGTGGCCTTCGCCCACAGCCGCCTGGTCATCCACCGCGACCTCAAGCCCGGCAACATCCTGGTGGACGAGAGCGGCCAGGTGAAGCTACTGGACTTCGGCATCGCCCGCCTGCTGGACGCGGCCGAGCCCGGCACGCAAGCCCTGACCCCCGATGTGGCCTCACCCGAGCAGCTGGCCGGCCAGCCCCTGGCGGTGAGCTCCGACGTCTATGCCCTGGGCGTGGTGCTCTACGAGCTGCTCAGCGGCCAGCGCCCCTACCGCCTGGACAGCCGCTCGCCCACGCCGCTCGAGCAGCAGCTGGCCACGCTGAGCGTGCCCCCGCCCAGCCGCCAGGCCCCGGCGGCGCGGCGGCGCGCCCTGGCCGGCGATCTGGATGCCATCGTGGCCCAGGCCATGGCGCCCGATCCCGCAGCGCGCTACGCCACGGCCGAGGCCTTTGCCGAAGATATTCGCCGCCATCTGGAGGGCCGCGCCCTGCAGGCTCGGCGCAGCGAGCGCTGGCACGCGCCGGCCCGGGCCCTGCGCCGCTACCGCTGGCCGGTGGCCGCGGCCGGCGCGGTGATGCTGGCCCTGGGCGGCGGCCTGGGCCTGGCCCTGTGGCAGGCCGAGCGGGCGCGCGAGGCCGCGGCCCGGGCCCAGGCCAGCCGCGACTATCTGGCCAGCCTCTTCGAGACCCAGGCCCTGGACGCCGACGATGCCGCTTTCCGCCGCGCCCAGAGCGTGGAAGCCTGGTTGCGCCGCAGCGCCCGCGAGCTGAGCCAGCGCCCGCCGGCCGAGGCCGGCCTGCGCGCCGATCTGCAAGGCGTGGTGGGCCGGGTGGTGCAGGGCCTGGGCCTGGCCGACGCCGCCCTGCCCCTGCGCCAGCAGCGCCTGCAGGACCTGGCGGCCGCGGGTGCCCCAGCGCTGGAGCAGGCCGCGGCCGCGCTCGACCTGGCCGAGAGCCTGGTGGCCCTGGCCCGCTATGCCGAGCTGCCGGCCGCGCTGGACCGGGCGGAGCAGCAGCTCGCCGGCCAGGCGGGCGCCACGACCGATGCCCTGCGCGTGAGCGCCTCCCTGCTGCGCGCCCGCGCCGAGATGGCCACCGGCCAGCTGGAGGCCGGCGAGCGCGCTGCCGAGGCCGCCCTGGCCCTGGCGCGCCGGCCCGGCATGCCGCCCACGCCGCTGGCCCAGGCCCTGGCCGTGCGCGCGCGCCTGCACAGCCTGCGCGGCCAGCCGGCCGAGGCGGTGCAGGCCTATGAAGCCGCGCTGGCCGCCTGGCAGCGCGTGCCCCAGGCCGATATCGGCGCCCTGGCCCTGGCCCACCAGCAGCTGGGCGACGAGCTGGCCCTGCAGCGCCGCCCCCAGGAGGCGGACCGGGCCTTTCAGGCCGGCGCCGAGCTGCTGCGCGCGCGCGTGGGCCCCGATCACCCGCTGCTGGCCCTGGTGGAGCTGCAGCAGGGCCGCACCCGCTCGGTCTTCGGCCGGCCGCAGGAGGCTGCGCCCCTGCTGGGCCGCGCCGCCCGGGTGCTGCAGCAGCATGCCGACAGCGTCTCGCCCGAGCGCCTGATCGATGCCTGGACCTTCAGCGGCGAGAGCCTGCTGGACCATGGCGAGCCCGAGGCTGCCGAGGCCGCCCTGCAGCAGGCCGCCGCGCTCGACGCCGCCCAGCCCGGCCGCCGCGAGGCCCTGACCCTGATGGTGCGGGGCCGCGGCCAGCTCGATCTGGGCCAGTACGAGGCCGCCATGCAGAGCCTGAGCGAGGCGCGACAGCGCCGCGCCGCCCAGTTCGGCGAGGCGCATGTGGGCGTGGCCTCCATCGACAACCGCCTGGCCCTGGTGGAGATGGCCTGGGGCCGCTACGAGGCGGCCGAGCAGCGCCTGCGCCGCCTGGTCGATGTGGCGGATGCGCGCGGCGGCAGTTTCGGCTCGGTGCGCGACCAGGCACGACACAACCTGGCCTTTCTGGCCCTGCAGCGCGACCGCTTCGAGGGCCAGCTGGCGCCGGCCCAGGCGGCCTGGGACCGCATTGCCTCCCAGCCCGAGGCCCAGCGCTCGCGCGCGGCCGAGCATGTGCTGGCGACCCGGCTGGCGCGGGTGCTGCAGGGCCTGGGCCGGCCGGACCAGGCCCGCCCCCTGTTCGAGCGCGCCCTGCGCCTGGCCGAGGACGATCAGCACCCCGAGAGCCCCAAGCTCGCCCTGGCCCGCTCGCGCCTGGCGGGCTGCCTGCTGAGCCTGGGCGAGACGGCGCAGGCCCGCGCGCTGCAGGCCACGGCCATGGCCACCCTGGCCCGGCATCCGCGCTGGGCCCCGCATCTGCGCCAGGGCATCGAGGCGCAGCAGCCTCGCTTCGCCAGCACCACCCCCTAG
- a CDS encoding ECF-type sigma factor: MSPSAPPSAADTPALTRLLHSAQAGDPAAADAAYRLLYPELLKIARSRLRVHQAPTLLDTEALVHESFLRFVAGAPVALESRRHFYAYAAKAMRHIVVDFVRRAQAQRRGGDQEKLSLDSLLQDTPAPAAHEDIAALDEALQALQRLDPALAELVELRFYGGYTDAEIAAVLGTHERAVRRQWDKARAFLLLALR, translated from the coding sequence ATGAGCCCGAGCGCGCCCCCCAGCGCCGCCGATACCCCGGCCCTGACCCGCCTGCTGCACAGCGCCCAGGCCGGCGACCCCGCCGCGGCCGACGCGGCCTACCGTCTGCTCTACCCCGAGCTGCTCAAGATCGCCCGCTCGCGCCTGCGCGTGCATCAGGCCCCCACCCTGCTGGACACCGAGGCCCTGGTGCACGAGAGCTTTCTGCGCTTTGTGGCCGGCGCGCCGGTGGCGCTGGAGAGCCGCCGCCACTTCTATGCCTATGCGGCCAAGGCCATGCGCCATATCGTGGTGGACTTTGTGCGTCGCGCCCAGGCGCAGCGCCGCGGTGGCGACCAGGAAAAGCTCAGCCTGGACAGCCTGCTGCAGGACACGCCCGCCCCCGCCGCCCACGAAGACATCGCCGCCCTGGACGAAGCCCTGCAGGCCCTGCAGCGCCTGGATCCGGCCCTGGCCGAGCTGGTGGAGCTGCGCTTTTACGGCGGCTATACCGATGCCGAGATCGCCGCGGTGCTGGGCACACATGAACGCGCCGTGCGCCGCCAGTGGGACAAGGCGCGCGCCTTTTTGCTGCTGGCCCTGCGCTAG
- a CDS encoding PPK2 family polyphosphate kinase has product MPDDKPGAPRKNAPLSHYRLSEAHAGLSLADYDPGAKPCSSGDKAADKAAVEALAQELDGLQNLFYADRRYKLLVVLQGLDTSGKDGTLRGVFGRISPLGVRAVGWKAPSAEERDHDYLWRIHRQVPAAGEIVVFNRSHYEDVLVPVVEGWIDARQTAQRYAQIRDFERLLAETGTVILKCMLHISKEEQRQRLQERLDDPAKHWKFQASDLATRQRWDAYQTAYEQAIAATASPWAPWHIVPADSKTHRNLMIARLLREQLQALDLRYPPGDPALQNLRVD; this is encoded by the coding sequence ATGCCCGACGACAAGCCCGGCGCCCCCCGCAAGAATGCGCCTCTGAGTCACTACCGCCTGAGCGAGGCGCATGCCGGGCTGAGCCTGGCTGACTACGATCCCGGTGCCAAACCCTGCTCCAGCGGTGACAAGGCCGCGGACAAGGCCGCCGTGGAGGCCCTGGCCCAGGAGCTGGACGGGCTGCAGAACCTCTTCTACGCCGACCGGCGCTACAAGCTGCTGGTGGTGCTGCAAGGCCTGGACACCAGCGGCAAGGACGGCACGCTGCGCGGCGTCTTCGGCCGCATCAGCCCGCTGGGCGTGCGCGCCGTGGGCTGGAAGGCGCCCAGCGCCGAGGAGCGCGATCACGACTACCTCTGGCGCATCCACCGCCAGGTGCCGGCCGCGGGCGAGATCGTGGTCTTCAACCGCAGCCATTACGAGGATGTGCTGGTGCCCGTGGTGGAGGGCTGGATCGACGCGCGCCAGACCGCCCAGCGCTACGCCCAGATCCGCGACTTCGAGCGCCTGCTGGCCGAGACCGGCACCGTGATCCTCAAGTGCATGCTGCACATCTCGAAAGAGGAGCAGCGCCAGCGCCTGCAGGAGCGCCTGGACGATCCGGCCAAGCACTGGAAATTCCAGGCCTCGGACCTGGCCACACGCCAGCGCTGGGACGCGTACCAGACCGCCTACGAGCAGGCCATCGCCGCCACGGCCAGCCCCTGGGCGCCCTGGCATATCGTGCCGGCCGATTCCAAGACCCATCGCAATCTGATGATCGCCCGTCTGCTGAGGGAGCAACTGCAGGCCCTGGACCTGCGCTACCCGCCGGGCGATCCCGCCCTGCAGAATCTGCGGGTGGACTGA
- a CDS encoding ABC transporter permease, translating into MNAKTWLREILATWHAVLGDAGVLLMLLIAPLIYSFFYPWPYSTEQLQRVPVALVDQDHSGLSRQIQRFVQASPRLELRLLTGDEGQARAALEAGEIRGYALLPAGLKREAARGRGQVVPVLADGAYFLPNKIVLQGFAEVLGTASAGIELRQLQAGGQSPRQAQASRSPLNVELAALYNPHEGYGSAVVPAVAVLIIQQLLLIGVAMWVGHRFERPGPAEGIGPWSARLLALASLGGVGTAWFYGLIFPFFGYAHGGNPAGTALALALLLWASAAIGLALGALLADRERAMALLLATSLPIAFLAGFSWPREALPAPLWWLGEAIPAVPGIQALLRLNQMDAPLQAVQPQLLALSLQALGYSLLAAGAIAHRQRYPAPKEWSPCPTTSPAPPARMRL; encoded by the coding sequence ATGAACGCAAAGACGTGGCTGCGCGAAATCCTCGCCACCTGGCACGCCGTGCTGGGCGATGCCGGCGTGCTGCTGATGCTGCTGATCGCGCCGCTGATCTACTCCTTCTTCTACCCCTGGCCCTACAGCACCGAGCAGCTGCAGCGCGTGCCCGTGGCCCTGGTGGATCAGGACCACAGCGGCCTCTCGCGCCAGATCCAGCGCTTTGTGCAGGCCAGCCCGCGCCTGGAGCTGCGCCTGCTCACCGGCGACGAGGGCCAGGCCCGCGCGGCCCTGGAAGCCGGCGAGATCCGCGGCTACGCCCTGCTGCCCGCCGGACTCAAGCGCGAGGCGGCGCGCGGCCGGGGTCAGGTCGTGCCGGTGCTGGCCGACGGCGCCTACTTCCTGCCCAACAAGATCGTGCTGCAGGGCTTTGCCGAGGTGTTGGGCACGGCCTCGGCCGGCATCGAGCTGCGCCAGCTGCAGGCCGGCGGCCAGTCGCCCCGGCAGGCCCAGGCCAGCCGCAGCCCGCTGAACGTGGAGCTGGCCGCCCTGTACAACCCGCATGAGGGCTATGGCAGCGCCGTGGTGCCGGCGGTGGCCGTGCTCATCATCCAGCAGCTGCTGCTGATCGGGGTGGCCATGTGGGTGGGCCACCGCTTCGAGCGCCCCGGCCCGGCCGAAGGCATCGGCCCCTGGAGCGCGCGCCTGCTGGCCCTGGCCAGCCTGGGCGGCGTGGGTACGGCCTGGTTCTACGGCCTGATCTTTCCCTTCTTCGGCTATGCCCATGGCGGCAATCCGGCCGGCACCGCCCTGGCCCTGGCCCTGCTGCTCTGGGCCAGTGCGGCCATCGGCCTGGCCCTGGGCGCCCTGCTGGCCGACCGCGAGCGCGCCATGGCCCTGCTGCTGGCCACCTCCCTGCCCATCGCCTTCCTGGCCGGTTTCTCCTGGCCGCGCGAGGCCCTGCCGGCGCCGCTGTGGTGGCTGGGCGAGGCCATACCGGCCGTGCCCGGCATCCAGGCCCTGCTGCGCCTGAACCAGATGGACGCGCCGCTGCAGGCGGTGCAGCCCCAGCTGCTGGCCCTGAGCCTGCAGGCCCTGGGCTACAGCCTGCTGGCGGCGGGGGCCATCGCACACCGCCAGCGTTATCCTGCGCCCAAGGAGTGGTCCCCATGCCCGACGACAAGCCCGGCGCCCCCCGCAAGAATGCGCCTCTGA
- a CDS encoding ABC transporter permease, translated as MSAWTGSWRREWARLRAAPLDLLLLSLFPLALGLLMLWTFSAGLATRLPVAVLDQDHSGLSRQLQRLLDAAPGLALGAPLSDEAQAREALRAGRVYAVLVIRPGLAREIKSGRAAQVSLLHNAQFSTHSGLIQKEVRGAVGTLSAGIEILAREKRGQPALAAARGFEPLRAGLASAYNPGLNYQQFLATALMPALLHLLAMVAGAWSAGRELREATAPDWLAAASGRAWPALLGKLAPAWGLLLAVDGIILLALASLGLLQPGQAPALLALHGLMLALYLALGAAVALLASSLRLALSAAGFITAPAFAFSGLGFPLMAMPEGARLWAEALPLTWVLQAQVGLLQQGWPATRALPLMSLLAAASLALLALAAWRLPAVAADPRAWGKR; from the coding sequence ATGAGCGCCTGGACCGGCAGCTGGCGGCGTGAGTGGGCGCGCCTGCGCGCCGCGCCGCTGGACCTGCTGCTGCTCAGCCTCTTCCCCCTGGCCCTGGGCCTGCTGATGCTCTGGACCTTCTCGGCCGGCCTGGCCACCCGCCTGCCCGTGGCCGTGCTGGACCAGGACCACAGCGGCCTCTCGCGCCAGCTGCAGCGCCTGCTCGATGCCGCCCCGGGCCTGGCCCTGGGCGCGCCCCTGAGCGACGAGGCCCAGGCCCGCGAGGCCCTGCGCGCCGGCCGCGTCTACGCGGTGCTGGTGATACGCCCGGGCCTGGCGCGCGAGATCAAGAGCGGCCGCGCCGCCCAGGTGAGCCTGCTGCACAACGCGCAGTTCAGCACCCACTCGGGCCTGATCCAGAAAGAGGTGCGTGGCGCCGTGGGCACGCTGAGCGCCGGCATCGAGATCCTGGCGCGCGAGAAGCGCGGCCAGCCCGCCCTGGCCGCGGCGCGCGGCTTCGAGCCCCTGCGCGCCGGCCTGGCCTCAGCCTACAACCCGGGTCTCAACTACCAGCAGTTCCTGGCCACGGCCCTGATGCCCGCTCTGCTGCATCTGCTGGCCATGGTGGCCGGCGCCTGGAGCGCGGGCCGCGAGCTGCGCGAGGCCACGGCGCCCGACTGGCTGGCCGCAGCCAGCGGCCGCGCCTGGCCCGCCCTGCTGGGCAAGCTGGCACCGGCCTGGGGCCTGCTGCTGGCGGTGGACGGCATCATCCTGCTGGCCCTGGCCTCCCTGGGCCTGCTGCAGCCCGGCCAAGCCCCGGCCCTGCTGGCCCTGCACGGCCTGATGCTGGCCCTCTACCTGGCCCTGGGCGCGGCCGTGGCCCTGCTGGCCAGCTCGCTGCGCCTGGCGCTTTCCGCCGCCGGCTTCATCACCGCGCCGGCCTTTGCCTTCTCGGGCCTGGGCTTCCCCCTGATGGCCATGCCCGAGGGCGCCCGGCTCTGGGCCGAGGCCCTGCCCCTGACCTGGGTGCTGCAAGCCCAGGTGGGCCTGTTGCAGCAGGGCTGGCCCGCCACGCGCGCCCTGCCCCTGATGAGTCTGCTGGCCGCCGCCAGCCTGGCCCTGCTGGCCCTCGCCGCCTGGCGCCTGCCGGCCGTGGCGGCCGATCCGCGAGCCTGGGGCAAGCGATGA